In Streptantibioticus cattleyicolor NRRL 8057 = DSM 46488, a genomic segment contains:
- a CDS encoding ATP-binding protein gives MTAMTEVRPRSSGHPGYNLTKPREAATAEDARRLARVALAAWGLEAEAETAELVLSELVANAVRHAWGASVRIAVDRPADDRVRLAVVDRAPRRLPELRTPGPEEVCGRGLLLVKECADQWGYDLLGSITKPWGKCVWAELKVTS, from the coding sequence ATGACCGCGATGACCGAAGTACGCCCCCGCAGCTCGGGGCACCCCGGATACAACCTCACCAAGCCGCGCGAGGCGGCCACGGCGGAGGACGCGCGCCGTCTGGCCCGGGTGGCGCTGGCCGCCTGGGGATTGGAGGCCGAGGCGGAAACGGCAGAGCTGGTGCTGTCCGAACTGGTGGCGAACGCCGTCCGGCACGCCTGGGGTGCCTCGGTCCGGATCGCCGTCGACCGCCCTGCGGATGACCGCGTGCGCCTGGCCGTGGTCGACCGCGCGCCCCGTCGGCTGCCGGAACTGCGCACGCCCGGCCCGGAAGAAGTCTGCGGCCGTGGGCTGCTGCTGGTGAAGGAGTGTGCCGACCAGTGGGGCTACGACCTGCTGGGTTCCATCACCAAGCCGTGGGGCAAATGCGTATGGGCTGAGCTGAAAGTGACGTCATGA
- a CDS encoding NAD-dependent epimerase/dehydratase family protein — protein sequence MSLHVVIGFGPAGAATARSLAGQGHSVKVVTRSGGSPEPGIEHVALDASDSERLIEAARGATALYACAAPPYHRWARHWPPLVSSLCAAAEATGAVLVMLGNLYGYGPVDGPLTEELPLAANGTKGRVRAAGWERARELHDSGRIKAVEVRASDFFGPGVTDGGHLAGRVVPRLLAGKPVSVLGDPDAPHSWTYLPDVAAALVETAGEERAWGRAWHVPTLPPLSVREMTDRLAAQAGTAPVPVRPMPPAALAVAGVFSPLIRELREIRYQFDRPFVVDSSAYEAAFTVRATPLDEQVEATVDWWRARLAGGR from the coding sequence GTGAGTCTTCACGTCGTCATAGGATTCGGGCCCGCCGGCGCGGCCACCGCGCGGTCGCTGGCCGGACAAGGGCATTCGGTAAAGGTCGTGACCAGGTCGGGCGGGAGCCCGGAACCCGGCATCGAGCACGTGGCGCTGGACGCGTCCGACAGCGAGCGGCTGATCGAGGCCGCGCGCGGCGCGACGGCGCTGTACGCGTGCGCCGCGCCGCCGTACCACCGCTGGGCGCGCCACTGGCCGCCGCTGGTCTCCTCGCTGTGCGCGGCGGCCGAGGCGACCGGGGCCGTCCTGGTCATGCTGGGCAACCTCTACGGCTACGGGCCGGTCGACGGCCCGCTGACCGAGGAGCTGCCGCTCGCCGCGAACGGCACCAAGGGACGGGTACGCGCGGCCGGCTGGGAGCGGGCACGCGAGCTGCACGACAGCGGCCGTATCAAGGCGGTCGAGGTGCGGGCCTCGGACTTCTTCGGCCCCGGCGTGACCGACGGCGGCCACTTGGCCGGACGGGTCGTGCCCCGGCTGCTGGCCGGCAAGCCGGTCTCCGTACTGGGCGACCCGGACGCCCCGCACAGCTGGACCTACCTGCCCGACGTGGCCGCCGCGCTGGTCGAGACGGCCGGCGAGGAACGGGCCTGGGGACGCGCCTGGCACGTGCCGACGCTGCCCCCGCTCTCCGTCCGGGAGATGACCGACCGGCTGGCCGCCCAGGCCGGCACCGCACCGGTCCCGGTACGCCCCATGCCGCCGGCCGCGCTCGCCGTCGCCGGGGTGTTCTCGCCCCTGATCCGTGAACTGAGGGAGATCCGCTACCAGTTCGACCGGCCCTTCGTCGTCGACTCCAGCGCCTACGAGGCCGCGTTCACGGTGCGCGCCACACCCCTGGACGAGCAGGTCGAGGCGACCGTGGACTGGTGGCGCGCGCGACTGGCCGGCGGCCGGTGA
- a CDS encoding aminotransferase class I/II-fold pyridoxal phosphate-dependent enzyme, whose product MTANDSPAGPAPARHDDVAVVGMACRYPGARDVNQYWRLLTDPRPQFAAVPDSRWRAAAFLGGPRDASAAYTDTMALLPDVGHFDAAYYGIPPRRARSMDPQHRLLVDLAREAIQDAGWEAEGFDREETSVITSLTDSGYREISLLQIRMRQIAGGEFGAAAADPRALEMVRGVDGLHGTSVAGLLLNMGPNTISSVFDLHGESYALDSACSGGLMAVANAVHALRAGRTRVALAGGAQLVLTPDLLVGLCRVGAISRSGRCLPFGAEADGFVLAEGAGVLVLRPLADALAAGDRVYAVIRGVGTANDGTVRGGMHPEAAGQLRALRRAYRDAGLPPDSVGYLEAHGTGTTVGDPVEIGVLRELRGADGAPAYLGAVKAVVGHSLNAAGIAGLVKAVLAVHRGVIPPQPEFGLADRGALEAARLTVPVVPVAWPPSAGPRRAGVSAFGFGGTGVHLVVEQCPTAPAPAPERGPHLLVLTARDRAGLARHARELAHAVAADQPSPAAVAATLAGRTFLPERLAVVAEDAADAVARLTEAADAVAAGRTGDLGPGLVAGTVPSGEPPRVPVPAPGELSAQDRTAALGRLAWQAVTGAGLRPVPERTPPCTLPPSPLAPRHHWVVDESAREPVHRPAPPAGPEPAATPAGQAPVATAVLEEVARTGVFPLAELTGDMALVTDLGFDSLMLQELAVNLGRRIPGFRTDDLLAPGLTIEGLVGLAGPHPAGQFPAAGEPLPGPAPARWDAGSARVDDFPEVRRFEERLAAINGSGADFPYFRVHQGTIRDTTVIGDRSYLSFGSYNYLGLSGHPAVTEAAHRAVDRYGTSVSASRVLSGERELTVRLERALAGFLGVQDCLTLVSGHATNVTVVGHLVGPGDLVVHDALAHDSILQGCVLSGAARRPFAHHDIGQLEHMLRLNRSRFRRVLIAVEGAYSMDGDLVDLPAVVELKKRYGALLMVDEAHSIGTVGELGRGVGEFHGVDRADVDVWMGTLSKAFASCGGYLGGSARMVRWLRHTLPGFVYSVGLTPANAAAALAATELITAEPQRVRALRRNAELFLRLATEAGLPTGTSAHTPIVPCVIGDSAKTLHVADRLYARGVIADPIFHPAVEEGLARLRFFITSEHREDDIRRAVAVLAEEVAAVRG is encoded by the coding sequence GTGACCGCGAACGACTCCCCGGCCGGCCCCGCCCCGGCCCGCCATGACGACGTCGCCGTCGTGGGGATGGCCTGCCGCTACCCCGGGGCGCGCGACGTCAACCAGTACTGGCGGCTGCTGACCGACCCGCGCCCGCAGTTCGCCGCCGTCCCCGACAGCCGCTGGCGCGCCGCGGCCTTCCTCGGCGGCCCGCGGGACGCCTCCGCGGCCTACACGGACACCATGGCCCTCCTGCCCGACGTGGGCCACTTCGACGCCGCGTACTACGGCATCCCGCCACGGCGGGCGCGCTCGATGGACCCGCAGCACCGGCTCCTGGTCGACCTGGCCCGCGAGGCGATCCAGGACGCCGGATGGGAGGCCGAGGGGTTCGACCGCGAGGAGACCTCGGTCATCACCTCGCTCACCGACAGCGGCTACCGCGAGATCAGCCTCCTGCAGATCCGGATGCGCCAGATCGCCGGCGGCGAGTTCGGCGCGGCGGCGGCCGATCCCCGGGCGCTGGAGATGGTCCGCGGGGTCGACGGGCTGCACGGCACCTCGGTCGCCGGACTCCTGCTCAACATGGGGCCCAACACCATCAGCTCCGTCTTCGACCTGCACGGCGAGAGCTACGCGCTGGACTCGGCGTGCTCCGGCGGGCTGATGGCGGTGGCCAACGCCGTCCACGCGTTGCGGGCCGGCCGCACCCGCGTCGCGCTGGCCGGCGGCGCCCAACTCGTCCTCACCCCCGACCTGTTGGTGGGGCTGTGCCGGGTCGGCGCCATCTCGCGCAGCGGCCGGTGCCTGCCGTTCGGCGCGGAGGCCGACGGGTTCGTGCTGGCCGAGGGCGCCGGCGTCCTGGTGCTGCGCCCGCTGGCCGACGCGCTGGCGGCCGGCGACCGGGTCTACGCGGTGATCCGCGGCGTGGGCACCGCCAACGACGGCACGGTACGCGGCGGTATGCACCCCGAGGCCGCCGGTCAGCTCAGGGCGCTGCGCCGGGCCTACCGGGACGCCGGCCTGCCCCCGGACTCGGTGGGCTACCTGGAGGCGCACGGCACCGGCACCACGGTGGGCGACCCGGTGGAGATCGGCGTGCTGCGCGAACTGCGCGGCGCGGACGGCGCCCCGGCCTACCTCGGCGCGGTCAAGGCGGTGGTCGGCCACTCGCTCAACGCCGCCGGGATCGCCGGACTCGTCAAGGCGGTGCTCGCCGTGCACCGGGGCGTGATACCCCCGCAGCCGGAGTTCGGCCTGGCCGATCGCGGCGCGCTGGAGGCCGCGCGGCTGACCGTACCGGTGGTGCCGGTGGCGTGGCCGCCGTCCGCCGGGCCGCGCCGGGCCGGGGTGAGCGCCTTCGGCTTCGGCGGCACCGGCGTCCACCTGGTGGTGGAGCAGTGCCCCACGGCACCGGCCCCGGCCCCGGAGCGGGGGCCACACCTGCTGGTGCTCACCGCCCGCGACCGGGCCGGACTCGCCCGCCACGCCCGGGAGTTGGCGCACGCCGTCGCCGCCGACCAGCCGTCGCCGGCCGCGGTGGCCGCCACCCTGGCCGGCCGTACGTTCCTCCCCGAACGCCTCGCCGTGGTGGCCGAGGACGCCGCCGACGCGGTCGCCAGGCTCACCGAGGCCGCCGACGCGGTGGCGGCGGGGCGCACCGGGGACCTCGGGCCGGGTCTGGTGGCCGGTACGGTGCCCTCCGGCGAGCCGCCGCGCGTCCCGGTGCCCGCGCCGGGCGAGCTGTCCGCCCAGGACCGTACGGCCGCCCTGGGGCGTCTCGCGTGGCAGGCGGTCACCGGCGCGGGGCTGCGTCCGGTGCCGGAGCGCACACCCCCGTGCACCCTGCCGCCGAGCCCGCTCGCCCCGCGCCACCACTGGGTGGTGGACGAATCCGCCCGCGAGCCCGTACACCGGCCCGCGCCGCCGGCCGGACCGGAACCGGCCGCGACCCCCGCCGGACAGGCGCCCGTCGCCACCGCCGTCCTGGAGGAGGTCGCCCGCACCGGCGTCTTCCCGCTCGCCGAACTCACCGGGGACATGGCGCTCGTGACCGACCTCGGCTTCGACTCGCTGATGCTCCAGGAGCTGGCGGTGAACCTCGGCAGGCGAATACCCGGCTTCCGCACCGACGACCTGCTCGCCCCCGGCCTGACCATCGAGGGGCTCGTCGGGCTCGCCGGCCCGCACCCTGCCGGACAGTTCCCGGCCGCCGGTGAGCCGCTGCCCGGACCGGCCCCCGCGCGCTGGGATGCGGGCAGCGCGCGCGTCGACGACTTCCCGGAGGTGCGCCGGTTCGAGGAACGGCTGGCGGCGATCAACGGCAGCGGCGCCGACTTCCCGTACTTCCGGGTCCACCAGGGCACCATCCGCGACACCACGGTGATCGGCGACCGGTCCTACCTCTCCTTCGGCAGCTACAACTACCTCGGGCTCTCCGGCCACCCCGCGGTCACCGAGGCCGCGCACCGGGCGGTGGACCGGTACGGCACCTCCGTCTCGGCCAGCCGGGTGCTCTCCGGCGAGCGGGAGCTGACCGTACGCCTGGAGCGGGCGCTGGCCGGATTCCTCGGCGTGCAGGACTGCCTGACGCTGGTGAGCGGCCACGCCACCAACGTGACCGTGGTCGGACACCTCGTCGGCCCCGGGGACCTGGTGGTGCACGACGCGCTCGCGCACGACAGCATCCTCCAGGGCTGCGTGCTCTCCGGGGCCGCCCGGCGCCCCTTCGCCCACCACGACATCGGGCAGCTCGAACACATGCTGCGGCTCAACCGCTCCCGGTTCCGGCGGGTGCTGATCGCCGTCGAGGGCGCGTACAGCATGGACGGCGACCTGGTCGACCTGCCCGCCGTGGTGGAGCTGAAGAAGCGGTACGGCGCCCTGCTCATGGTCGACGAGGCGCACAGCATCGGCACCGTGGGCGAACTCGGCCGTGGCGTCGGCGAGTTCCACGGCGTCGACCGGGCCGACGTGGACGTGTGGATGGGCACCCTGTCCAAGGCGTTCGCCAGTTGCGGCGGATACCTCGGCGGGTCGGCCCGGATGGTGCGGTGGCTGCGGCACACGCTGCCGGGGTTCGTCTACAGCGTCGGCCTCACCCCGGCCAACGCCGCCGCCGCGCTCGCCGCCACCGAGCTGATCACCGCGGAACCGCAGCGGGTCCGCGCCCTGCGGCGCAACGCCGAGCTGTTCCTGCGCCTGGCCACCGAGGCCGGCCTGCCGACCGGCACCAGCGCCCACACCCCGATCGTGCCGTGCGTCATCGGCGACTCGGCGAAGACCCTGCACGTCGCCGACCGGCTCTACGCCCGGGGTGTCATCGCCGACCCGATCTTCCACCCCGCGGTCGAGGAGGGCCTGGCCCGGCTGCGGTTCTTCATCACCAGCGAACACCGCGAGGACGACATCCGACGGGCCGTGGCGGTGCTGGCCGAGGAGGTGGCGGCGGTCCGGGGGTGA
- a CDS encoding toxin yields MKGGRTGRSADHDRRSRLKKLRKAGARRIAELGLPQVADVAELCRYLGEVRGRPITLVPMQMPASYPCGMWVAARDEDLIFYDANTTSAHQEHIILHELGHIICCHRGAGWLDEASARLLFPNLDPDLVRDMLLRATYDDVQEQEAEIIAYLLSQRVGGAGRQRTASDGEATGAARTDGDAMLSRIERTLI; encoded by the coding sequence GTGAAGGGCGGCCGGACCGGGCGGTCAGCCGACCACGACCGCCGCAGCCGGCTCAAGAAGCTCCGCAAGGCCGGCGCCCGGCGCATCGCCGAGCTGGGCCTGCCCCAGGTGGCCGACGTGGCCGAACTCTGCCGTTATCTCGGTGAGGTACGGGGGCGCCCGATCACGCTGGTGCCGATGCAGATGCCCGCGTCGTACCCGTGCGGCATGTGGGTCGCCGCACGCGACGAGGACCTGATCTTCTACGACGCCAACACCACCAGCGCGCATCAGGAGCACATCATCTTGCACGAGCTGGGCCACATCATCTGCTGCCATCGCGGGGCGGGTTGGCTGGACGAGGCGAGCGCCCGCCTCCTCTTCCCCAACCTCGACCCCGACCTGGTCCGCGACATGCTGCTCCGCGCCACCTACGACGACGTGCAGGAACAGGAGGCGGAGATCATCGCCTACCTGCTCTCCCAACGGGTCGGCGGCGCCGGACGGCAGCGGACGGCGTCGGACGGCGAGGCCACCGGCGCCGCGCGGACCGACGGCGACGCCATGCTCAGCCGGATCGAACGCACCCTGATCTGA
- a CDS encoding helix-turn-helix domain-containing protein, with amino-acid sequence MSDTDDRPMLAVRLDNLFKTVRPKGKHWTNAEVAEELKRANPDLRVGGVYLSQLRTGKRSNPSPDLLAALARFFGVSVAYFFDDKVAESVLSEVAAIEALRQAGVRAVAMRAAGMKSENLQAITAIMDQYRQMQGLPPVTDPPEAE; translated from the coding sequence ATGTCCGACACCGACGACCGGCCCATGCTGGCAGTTCGTCTGGACAACCTCTTCAAGACGGTGCGCCCCAAGGGCAAGCACTGGACCAACGCCGAGGTGGCCGAGGAGCTGAAGCGGGCCAACCCCGATCTGCGGGTCGGCGGTGTGTACTTGTCGCAGTTGCGGACGGGCAAGCGCTCCAACCCCTCACCGGACCTGCTGGCCGCCCTGGCGCGTTTCTTCGGGGTGTCGGTCGCCTACTTCTTCGACGACAAGGTCGCCGAGTCGGTGCTCAGCGAGGTCGCCGCCATCGAGGCGCTGCGGCAGGCCGGGGTGCGCGCGGTGGCGATGCGCGCGGCCGGCATGAAGTCGGAGAACCTCCAGGCCATCACGGCCATCATGGACCAGTACCGGCAGATGCAGGGCCTGCCCCCCGTCACCGACCCCCCGGAGGCGGAGTGA
- a CDS encoding MAB_1171c family putative transporter, with amino-acid sequence MNTTRTLCFVIEALTSYAALGYRLCQVRRSWRESAYRTLVITLAFQCLTFTMGAVAMGSGSFLGVGNLAILLMHLAAVAFCVSAQIILLHWAVDGAEAVRKTRYWLVTGVALDALLAALFFVADGTGRPASDFNTGSGQPLVLIYLLVFIVSQAVPCVTIFRQCGPYARMAGKASLRQALRLLSVAAVILFLYCLARTVNIVTAACGVDIGGWQLAASVFSALGIVVLSLSLTIPSWGASAAKLLHWARSYRAYRSLYPLWRDLYESSPDIVLEPPGASVSDLDYRLHRRVIEIRDGWRDLRPYIDRTAAGAGAGADGAGTSEESRQALAEAAQIRQALHAKRAGTIPDHNKDVGDFDDRDPDNFTAEVAWLTKVASAYRRLAKAG; translated from the coding sequence GTGAACACCACCAGAACACTCTGCTTCGTCATCGAGGCGCTCACCTCGTACGCCGCGCTCGGCTACCGGCTGTGCCAGGTGCGGCGCAGTTGGCGGGAGAGCGCCTACCGCACGCTGGTGATCACCTTGGCGTTCCAGTGCCTCACCTTCACGATGGGTGCCGTCGCCATGGGGAGCGGGAGCTTCCTGGGCGTCGGCAACCTCGCCATCCTGCTGATGCACCTGGCGGCGGTGGCCTTCTGCGTCAGCGCGCAGATCATCCTGCTGCACTGGGCGGTCGACGGTGCCGAGGCGGTACGGAAGACCCGCTACTGGCTCGTCACCGGGGTCGCCCTCGACGCGCTGCTGGCCGCGCTCTTCTTCGTCGCCGACGGCACCGGGCGGCCGGCGTCGGACTTCAACACCGGCAGCGGACAGCCGCTGGTCCTCATCTACCTCCTGGTCTTCATCGTCTCCCAGGCGGTCCCGTGCGTGACCATCTTCCGCCAGTGCGGCCCCTACGCGCGGATGGCCGGCAAGGCGTCACTGCGGCAGGCGTTGCGGCTGCTGTCGGTGGCCGCGGTGATCCTCTTCCTCTACTGCCTGGCCAGGACGGTCAACATCGTCACCGCCGCGTGCGGGGTCGACATCGGCGGGTGGCAGCTCGCCGCGTCGGTCTTCAGCGCGCTGGGGATCGTGGTGCTCTCGCTCAGTCTGACCATCCCCTCCTGGGGCGCGTCGGCGGCCAAACTGCTGCACTGGGCGCGTAGTTACCGTGCGTACCGGTCGCTCTACCCGCTCTGGCGGGACCTGTACGAGTCGTCCCCGGACATCGTGCTGGAGCCGCCGGGGGCGTCGGTGTCGGACCTCGACTACCGGCTGCACCGGCGGGTGATCGAGATACGGGACGGATGGCGGGACCTGCGCCCGTACATCGACCGTACGGCCGCGGGCGCCGGGGCCGGCGCGGACGGGGCGGGGACGAGCGAGGAGTCGCGGCAGGCGCTGGCCGAGGCGGCGCAGATCCGGCAGGCCCTGCACGCCAAGCGGGCCGGGACCATCCCGGACCACAACAAGGACGTCGGCGACTTCGACGACCGTGACCCGGACAACTTCACCGCGGAGGTCGCCTGGCTGACCAAGGTGGCGTCCGCGTACCGGCGGCTGGCCAAGGCGGGTTGA
- a CDS encoding TetR/AcrR family transcriptional regulator yields the protein MAGSRRPRLRATTARNLPFDPDRYRSAMDVSGTSASDAKDGLPGGVKEAARGVLGKAGAAGLTLEAVARERGVAVAEVEAVFPHRDDLLTALVIDAYNASGAAMERADEAAREAGASAGARLLAVTRALRSWSFEHTEEFTLIYGSPVPGYHAPQETVPAASRTPAVLAAIVRAALEGGELTPPRRAVPGPPLLLPEAVQLFGGVPEAPFSDIIERGIVLWSNLIGLLIFQVFSRTHDSVRDESAFFDYAIAVAAEGIGLTVPAGEDAE from the coding sequence GTGGCCGGATCACGCCGTCCCCGACTCCGGGCGACCACCGCCCGCAACCTGCCGTTCGACCCCGACCGGTACCGTTCGGCCATGGATGTTTCCGGAACGAGTGCCAGTGATGCGAAGGACGGGCTGCCGGGCGGCGTCAAGGAAGCTGCCCGGGGGGTGCTGGGGAAGGCCGGCGCGGCGGGGCTGACGCTGGAGGCCGTCGCGCGGGAGCGCGGCGTCGCCGTCGCCGAGGTGGAGGCGGTCTTCCCGCACCGGGACGATCTGCTGACCGCGCTGGTGATCGACGCGTACAACGCCTCGGGGGCCGCGATGGAGCGGGCGGACGAGGCGGCCCGGGAGGCGGGCGCGTCGGCGGGGGCGCGGCTGCTGGCGGTCACCCGGGCGCTGCGCAGCTGGTCGTTCGAGCACACCGAGGAGTTCACGCTGATCTACGGCTCTCCGGTGCCGGGGTACCACGCCCCGCAGGAGACCGTGCCGGCCGCCTCGCGTACCCCCGCGGTGCTCGCCGCCATCGTGCGGGCGGCGCTGGAGGGCGGGGAGCTGACCCCGCCGCGGCGTGCCGTGCCCGGGCCTCCGCTGCTGCTGCCGGAGGCCGTGCAGCTCTTCGGCGGGGTGCCCGAGGCCCCGTTCTCGGACATCATCGAGCGCGGCATCGTGCTGTGGAGCAACCTCATCGGGCTGCTGATCTTCCAGGTCTTCAGCCGTACCCACGACAGCGTCCGGGACGAGTCGGCGTTCTTCGACTACGCCATCGCCGTGGCGGCCGAGGGCATCGGGCTCACCGTCCCGGCCGGCGAGGACGCCGAATAG
- a CDS encoding helix-turn-helix domain-containing protein, protein MTSDNPLNDRLDDDDYPAYTMGRAAEMLGTTPAFLRAIGEARLITPLRSEGGHRRYSRYQLRIAARARELVDKGTPIEAACRIVILEDQLEEAQRINAEYRRAAESAGSAGSS, encoded by the coding sequence ATGACATCGGACAACCCCCTGAACGACCGCCTGGACGATGATGACTACCCCGCGTACACGATGGGCCGCGCGGCCGAGATGCTCGGCACCACCCCGGCCTTCCTCCGAGCCATCGGCGAGGCTCGTCTGATCACTCCGCTCCGCTCGGAGGGGGGACACCGCCGGTACTCCCGCTACCAACTGCGGATCGCCGCCCGCGCCCGCGAACTCGTCGACAAGGGCACCCCGATCGAGGCCGCGTGCCGCATCGTCATCCTCGAGGACCAGCTCGAGGAAGCGCAGCGCATCAACGCCGAATACCGCCGCGCCGCCGAATCGGCGGGCAGCGCCGGCTCCAGCTGA
- a CDS encoding SCO5918 family protein codes for MRCVIARYPFELSRAGVLASMKGVRPEPVTGESVTIGRRCYPVKQVGQVLTRQDPRDFTAGEVTRAMTRLGFTCHDRPEVASVEV; via the coding sequence ATGCGCTGTGTCATCGCCCGGTACCCGTTCGAGCTGAGCAGGGCCGGGGTGCTGGCCTCGATGAAGGGCGTCAGGCCCGAACCGGTCACGGGGGAGTCCGTGACCATCGGCCGCCGCTGCTACCCGGTCAAGCAGGTGGGCCAGGTCCTCACGCGGCAGGACCCGCGTGACTTCACCGCCGGCGAGGTCACGCGGGCCATGACGCGCCTGGGCTTCACCTGCCACGACCGCCCCGAGGTCGCCTCCGTGGAGGTGTGA
- a CDS encoding DEAD/DEAH box helicase, whose protein sequence is MNRTRTTRARGNGAYDRSSVPRRSAGHGNRPPGRGEFALPKTVTPALPAVESFADLAMPAPLLATLGHEGVAVPFPIQAATLPNALAGRDVLGRGRTGSGKTLAFGLAVLARTAGRRAEPRRPLALILVPTRELAQQVTDALAPYARSVRLRLATVVGGMSIGRQAGALRSGAEVVVATPGRLKDLIDRGDCLLADVATTVLDEADQMTDMGFMPQVTALLAQVRPDGQRLLFSATLDRNVDLLVRRYLTDPVVHSVDPSAGAVTTMEHHVLHVHDADKDRTTTEIAARDGRVIMFLDTKHAVDRLTKHLLNSGVRAAALHGGRTQPQRTRTLAQFKDGHVTVLVATNVAARGIHVDSLDLVVNVDPPSDHKDYLHRGGRTARAGESGSVVTLVTPRQRRDMTRLMASAGITPRITPVRSGEAELSRITGAQAPSGVPVVITGPAAERPRRAASPSRNPRGRAGRGRPAGAGVRRGAQRRPNDSAA, encoded by the coding sequence ATGAACCGCACCCGTACCACCCGCGCCCGCGGCAATGGCGCGTACGACCGTTCCAGCGTTCCGCGCCGTTCCGCCGGTCACGGAAACCGGCCGCCGGGGCGGGGCGAGTTCGCCCTGCCGAAGACGGTCACGCCCGCGCTGCCCGCTGTCGAGTCGTTCGCCGATCTGGCCATGCCGGCCCCGTTGCTGGCCACGCTCGGCCATGAAGGGGTGGCCGTTCCGTTCCCGATCCAGGCGGCGACCTTGCCGAACGCCCTGGCCGGACGGGATGTGCTCGGCCGGGGCCGCACCGGGTCGGGCAAGACCCTCGCCTTCGGCCTCGCCGTACTGGCCCGTACCGCCGGACGGCGTGCCGAGCCCCGCCGGCCGCTGGCGCTGATCCTCGTCCCCACCCGTGAGCTGGCCCAGCAGGTCACCGACGCGCTGGCGCCGTACGCCCGTTCCGTGCGCCTGCGGCTCGCCACCGTCGTCGGCGGGATGTCCATCGGCAGGCAGGCCGGCGCGCTGCGGAGCGGCGCGGAGGTGGTCGTCGCGACGCCCGGCCGCCTCAAGGACCTCATCGACCGGGGCGACTGCCTGCTCGCCGACGTCGCCACCACGGTTCTCGACGAGGCCGACCAGATGACCGACATGGGCTTCATGCCCCAGGTCACCGCCCTGCTCGCCCAGGTGCGCCCGGACGGCCAGCGGTTGTTGTTCTCGGCCACCCTGGACCGCAACGTCGACCTGCTGGTCCGCCGCTACCTGACCGACCCGGTGGTCCACTCCGTCGACCCGTCGGCCGGTGCCGTCACCACGATGGAACACCACGTGCTCCATGTGCACGACGCGGACAAGGACCGCACGACCACGGAGATCGCGGCCCGGGACGGCCGGGTCATCATGTTCCTGGACACCAAGCACGCCGTGGACCGGCTGACCAAGCACCTGCTGAACAGCGGTGTCCGCGCCGCGGCCCTGCACGGCGGCCGGACCCAGCCGCAACGCACCCGGACCCTGGCGCAGTTCAAGGACGGTCACGTCACCGTCCTGGTGGCCACCAACGTCGCCGCCCGCGGCATCCACGTCGACAGCCTCGACCTGGTCGTCAACGTGGATCCGCCCAGCGACCACAAGGACTACCTGCACCGGGGCGGCCGTACGGCCCGCGCCGGGGAGTCCGGCAGCGTCGTCACCCTGGTCACCCCCCGTCAGCGCCGCGACATGACCCGGCTGATGGCTTCGGCCGGCATCACCCCGCGCATCACCCCGGTCCGCTCGGGCGAGGCGGAGCTGAGCCGCATCACCGGTGCCCAGGCGCCCTCCGGGGTCCCGGTGGTCATCACCGGGCCCGCCGCGGAACGTCCCCGCCGCGCAGCGTCGCCGTCCCGGAACCCCCGGGGCCGCGCCGGCCGGGGACGCCCCGCCGGCGCGGGGGTGCGCCGCGGCGCGCAGCGGCGGCCGAACGACTCGGCCGCGTGA
- a CDS encoding cold-shock protein: MASGTVKWFNAEKGFGFIEQDGGGADVFAHYSNIAAQGFRELMEGQKVSFDIAQGQKGPTAENIVPA; encoded by the coding sequence ATGGCTAGTGGCACCGTGAAGTGGTTCAACGCGGAAAAGGGCTTCGGCTTCATCGAGCAGGACGGCGGCGGCGCCGACGTCTTCGCGCACTACTCGAACATCGCTGCCCAGGGCTTCCGCGAGCTGATGGAAGGCCAGAAGGTGTCGTTCGACATCGCGCAGGGCCAGAAGGGCCCGACGGCCGAGAACATCGTGCCTGCCTGA